CCTCAAGCGATTGTTCATGCCAATGGATTAAAAGTAACGGCAAATGCGGAACTGCTTTTTGAGCATTATTTTGATAAGCAGTTAATGAAAAAGGTGCTTGATTATGGAACGTATAATAACCTATGCGTTGGTGCGTCCATCGAAGGCGGAGAATACTATACACATTATGAAATTATACGTGAATTTGAAATCAACATGTATGGATATTGTCATAAGACGTATCACGAGTCTTATGAATTATTAAATCGACAGGTCCATTCATTGCATATTGTTGCCGATAAAGAAGAAATTCTTGAGTTGGTTCGAGAGATTCAAGGTTTACATTATTTTTTGTTTAATGGAAACTTTGGTGCAGATTTAATGGATGTTGTTTGGTCTAAAGCAGAAGGAATTCAAGTACTTCATGATTATTACGGCATGACGTGGGAAGATACGATTTGCTTTGGTGATAGTATGAATGACTTGTCAATGATTCAAAAGGCAAAGCGAGGTTTTGCCGTTGAAAATGGGACCCAAATTTTAAAAGATGCTGCGGATATGATTATAAAAAGTGTTGATGAAGACGGTGTTGCTTTAGCAATAGAGACTTTTTTTCTATAATGATATAGGCGCATTGATAGCTCAAGTCAAGAAAGTGTGAATAAATGTTTAAGAATAAATTTAAATTACGATACTGGATTTTGCCTATTTTTTGGATGGGACTTATTTTTATGTTTTCTCATCAACCGGCAACACAGTCAGGAAAACTTAGCTCTTCAATTACAGAGAAAGTACTTCAAGTACTTGAGAACTTTGTTCCAAATATAACATCAGAGCTAGACTGGTGGCATGGATTCATTCGTAAAAACGCACATTTTTTTATATATTTTATTCTAGGGATTTTATTAATGAATCCACTAAAAAAATCACAGGTGAAACGTCCCTATACAGCAGCATTTGTCATATCAGCATTGTATGCGGTTAGCGATGAGACGCACCAGCTGTTTATTGAAGGAAGAGTAGGAACGATTTATGATGTACTTATTGACACATCAGGTGCATTAACAGGGCTCTTATTGTATAAGACATATAAAAAAATTACGCATTAAATGTTATACTACGTCGGTGTTTTCGATACTCAGAAGGCGAAACACCGATATTTTTTTTGAAGATTTTTGAAAAATGGTAAGGGTTTTCATAGCCAATTGAGTTACCGATAGTTCCAATGGCAATATTTGTTGTCGCAAGTAAATATGTGGCTTGTTGCATACGATAGCGGATAAGATAATTTTGCGGTGAATAGCCGGTATATTTTTTAAAAAGCCTGGAAAAATAACTGCGTTCAAGATCGACATAGGAGGTAATATCATCCACACGAATATTTTGAGTATAGTTTTTGGCGATATAATTACAGGCTGAATCAACATAAGGATCACCTTGGGTGGATTCGCGTAATGCAATAAAGTCCGTTGAACCGTTGAGTTCTTGGAATAATTCATCAATAATCAGATGGAGTAACCCAGTGCTTTTGTAATAGGAGCTTAGTGCTCGGGTAGATAGATCGGTTAACTGGGTGATATATTGCCATAACATGTGGGTGTCATTAAAACTTAAAATGGGATGATCAACATCGATGCCAATATTTTCAAGTTGCCAAACGACATCCGTACTTTTAAAACCGACCCAGTAATAATGCCAGGGGTCAAAGGCATCGGCTTCATAGTAGGTGATCACATCAGGAAAAATAATAAAGGCCTGATTCTTTTTGACAAAAAAGGTCTGATTGTTGACGTGAAAGGTACCACATCCTTCTTTGATAAAATGTATTAACACATGGGTCCGGACAAACGGACCAAAGCTATGTTTGGGTGCGCATATTTCTGAGCCTTTATTAAAAAGCTCCAAAGGTTCGTGAGACATTTTCTCCTCCAAAATCACATAAAGACAAATTTAGGTCACATTTTTCAATGTTCATTTTACTCTGTTTTGATTAAAATAACAATAGATATAACAATATTCATTGACTAATAGGAGGAAAATGATGACAAAAATTACGTTTATGGGTGCAGGAAGTACTGTGTTTGCAAAAAATGTGTTAGGGGACTGTATGGTCACTGACAGCTTACGTGATGCAGAGATTGCATTGTATGATATTGATGAAAAACGCCTAAAAGAATCCGAGATGATTCTTAGAAATATTAATCAAAATTCAAATGCAGGTCGAGCAAAAATTATAACGTATACGCAACGAAAAGAAGCGCTTCGTGGAGCAAAGTATGTTATTAATGCTATTCAAGTTGGAGGCTATGATCCGTGTACAATTACTGACTTTGAAATCCCTAAAAAATATGGGTTACGTCAAACCATTGCTGACACATTGGGAATCGGAGGAATATTTCGAGCATTAAGAACGATTCCGGTGATGTTAGATTTTGCAAAAGATATGGAAGAAGTATGCCCAGATGCTTGGTTTTTGAACTATACAAATCCTATGGCAATGCTTACAGGTGCCATGTTAAGAGCCACATCTATAAAGACGATTGGATTGTGCCACAGTGTTCAAGTGTGCCCGCAAAATCTTTATGAAGGCTTAGGTTGGGAAGAAGATAAAGAAATACAAACACTTATTGCCGGAATTAATCATATGGCATGGCTTTTGGAGATAAAAAAAGATGGCGTGGATTTGTATCCAAAGATAAAGGAGCATGTAAAAAACAATGGATTACCTCAAAAAGATGCTGTTCGCTTTGAGATGATGCAAACATTTGGATATTATGTAACGGAGTCAAGTGAACATAATGCAGAATATTTGCCTTATTTTATCAAAAGTAAATACCCAGAACTGATTGAACGTTATCATATCCCATTAGATGAGTACCCACGTCGTTGTATAAAACAAATTGACGAATGGAATAAAACGCGTGAAGAACTGTTAGGTGATGTAAAATTAACACATGAAAGAACCCATGAGTACGGTTCTTATATTATCGAGGCGATGGAGACAAATGTACCATATAAAATAGGTGGAAATGTCTTAAATACAGGATTGATAACGAACTTGCCCTATGACGCCGTTGTTGAAGTCCCTTGTATGGTCGATGCATCAGGTATTTCGCCAACCTATGTTGGAAAGTTACCAGAACAATTAGCTGCGTTAAATCGCACCAATGTGAATGTGCAGCTTTTAACAATAGAAGCTGCACTGACACAAAAGCGTGAATATATTTATCATGCGGCGATGCTCGATCCCCATACGTCGTCGGAACTATCCATGGATGAAATCAAGAATCTTGTTGATGATCTTATACAAGCCCATGGAGACTGGCTGCCAGAATATAGATAAATATCCAAAGTATTAGTCATGTAATGTAAAAGGCATCGCATCATATGTGGCTGAGTTTGGACCAATCATAACAATAAATTGTCCGGGTTCAGATTGATAATCCATTGTAGCTGTGTAGAATCTAAGCATTTCTTCAGAAATGACAAATTCAACAGTTACAGTGGATTGTTTTTTTATATGGATTTTTTCAAATCCTTTTAATTCTTTTACAGGACGTGCAACGCTACCTGCACAATCTCTAATATAAAGTTGAACGACTTCGCTGCCATCAAATTTTCCGGTGTTGGTCACATCAATTGAAGCAGTGATGGTATCGGTATAGCCCATTTCACAACTGGATAACCTTAGGTTGCTATATTCAAAAGTTGTGTAGCTTAAGCCATAGCCAAAAGGATAGAGTGGACTATTTGGCTGATCGATATAGTGAGAGCGATAGCGAAGCCCAGGATCATATGCCTTGCCATATGTATAGTGCTCAGTTTCCAAAGGACGGCCTGTATTAAAGTGATTATAGTATAGAGGAATCTGACCGACACGGCGTGGAAAGGTCATCGTAAGGTGTCCGCTTGGATTGATATCGCCAAAAAGTATGTCAGCGATAGCATTACCGCCTTCAGTACCTGGAAACCAGGCTTCTATAAGGGCAGGAACGTTGGCATCAAACCATTCTAGGTCTAAGGGGCGACCATTGAATAATACGGCAACGGTTGGTTTGTTAATTTCTAAGATGACTTGAGCTAATTGTTGCTGTATATGGGGAATCTGGATATTTCCACGATTGGCGCCTTCACCGGACATATCTTGACTTTCACCTAACGCTAAGATGATAACATCTGCATCTTCAGCTATTTTTTTTGCGTCGTGAAAGGTTGGATCATCTGCTGTAAATATGTCACATCCTTTTGAAGTGGTTACAATCCCATCAGGTCCAAGTTGATTTTTGATGCCTTGAGTTAACGTAACGGTATCCTTATTATCACCAAGAGCGTTCCACCAACCGAGTAAATCACCAGAATCTGCATGGGGACCAATCACGGCAATGCGTTGTGTCGTCTTGGATAATGGAAGTATATTATCATTTTTAAGTAATACCATTGTCTCGCTTGCGACTTCTCTAGCTTCTGCGCGATGAGCAAGAGACAGGTGAAGTTTTTTTTCTTCTTTTTCGTTAGCAAAACGGTAAGGATTATCAAATAAACCTAGATCTTCTTTTAATTGGAGAATGCGTAAAACAGCAGTATCTAGAAGCTCAATAGAAATTGTTTTGTCCTCGACTAAGTTTTTTAATTGAGTATAATAGATGTTTGATGTCATCTCGATATCCACACCGGCAGTGATTGCTTTGTGGGCACAATCATAGCTATCTGTAGCTGCACCATGAACAAGTGCTTCATAAATAGAGTCCCAATCAGATATAATAAGTTTGTCATAGGCCCATTCTTTTCTCAAAATAGTTTGAAGAAGAAATGTGTTAATACTTGCCGGAATTCCATCATATAAATTGAAAGAAGTCATAATCATAGAACTGCCGGCTTCAAGTGCTGCGCGGTAACCGGGCAGATAATATTCACGAAGCCAACGCTCTGAGATATCGACTGTATTATAATCACGACCGCCCTCAGCAGCTCCATACGCAGCAAAATGTTTTGTGCATGCAACCATCGAATAGGGTGAAGCATATGTATCGGTTTGAAAACCTTTAACCGTCGCACTGGCCATTAATCCGTTGAGATAGGCGTCTTCGCCAGGGCTTTCCATGACACGTCCCCAACGTGGGTCGCGTACCAAGTCAACCATTGGGGCGAAGGTTACGTGTTGACCGCTGACACTACCTTCAATAGAGGCAACACGAGCACAGCGCATTGCAGCTTCAGGATTCCATGATGCGCTAAGGGCAAGGTTAATGGGGAAGATGGTCTTATACCCATGTATAATATCATACATAAATAATAACGGAATGGATAAACGATGATTTTTAATATAGTCGGATTGAATTCGAATCATATCAGCGGCTGTCTCAACTGAAAGAAAAGAGCCTACATTATAGAGGTCCTTTTTTTTCATA
This sequence is a window from Vallitaleaceae bacterium 9-2. Protein-coding genes within it:
- a CDS encoding glycoside hydrolase family 3 N-terminal domain-containing protein — translated: MFSQRIQDLLQQMTLEEKIGQMIQIHPSTYEGLIGKKDASENFTGPTGEVLMKKKDLYNVGSFLSVETAADMIRIQSDYIKNHRLSIPLLFMYDIIHGYKTIFPINLALSASWNPEAAMRCARVASIEGSVSGQHVTFAPMVDLVRDPRWGRVMESPGEDAYLNGLMASATVKGFQTDTYASPYSMVACTKHFAAYGAAEGGRDYNTVDISERWLREYYLPGYRAALEAGSSMIMTSFNLYDGIPASINTFLLQTILRKEWAYDKLIISDWDSIYEALVHGAATDSYDCAHKAITAGVDIEMTSNIYYTQLKNLVEDKTISIELLDTAVLRILQLKEDLGLFDNPYRFANEKEEKKLHLSLAHRAEAREVASETMVLLKNDNILPLSKTTQRIAVIGPHADSGDLLGWWNALGDNKDTVTLTQGIKNQLGPDGIVTTSKGCDIFTADDPTFHDAKKIAEDADVIILALGESQDMSGEGANRGNIQIPHIQQQLAQVILEINKPTVAVLFNGRPLDLEWFDANVPALIEAWFPGTEGGNAIADILFGDINPSGHLTMTFPRRVGQIPLYYNHFNTGRPLETEHYTYGKAYDPGLRYRSHYIDQPNSPLYPFGYGLSYTTFEYSNLRLSSCEMGYTDTITASIDVTNTGKFDGSEVVQLYIRDCAGSVARPVKELKGFEKIHIKKQSTVTVEFVISEEMLRFYTATMDYQSEPGQFIVMIGPNSATYDAMPFTLHD
- a CDS encoding alpha-glucosidase/alpha-galactosidase, encoding MTKITFMGAGSTVFAKNVLGDCMVTDSLRDAEIALYDIDEKRLKESEMILRNINQNSNAGRAKIITYTQRKEALRGAKYVINAIQVGGYDPCTITDFEIPKKYGLRQTIADTLGIGGIFRALRTIPVMLDFAKDMEEVCPDAWFLNYTNPMAMLTGAMLRATSIKTIGLCHSVQVCPQNLYEGLGWEEDKEIQTLIAGINHMAWLLEIKKDGVDLYPKIKEHVKNNGLPQKDAVRFEMMQTFGYYVTESSEHNAEYLPYFIKSKYPELIERYHIPLDEYPRRCIKQIDEWNKTREELLGDVKLTHERTHEYGSYIIEAMETNVPYKIGGNVLNTGLITNLPYDAVVEVPCMVDASGISPTYVGKLPEQLAALNRTNVNVQLLTIEAALTQKREYIYHAAMLDPHTSSELSMDEIKNLVDDLIQAHGDWLPEYR
- a CDS encoding HAD family hydrolase, coding for MERKMFCFDLDNTLLNHKKYKISERILHALERLKQQGHIVVLASGRDFDTPNSKPFADMINPQAIVHANGLKVTANAELLFEHYFDKQLMKKVLDYGTYNNLCVGASIEGGEYYTHYEIIREFEINMYGYCHKTYHESYELLNRQVHSLHIVADKEEILELVREIQGLHYFLFNGNFGADLMDVVWSKAEGIQVLHDYYGMTWEDTICFGDSMNDLSMIQKAKRGFAVENGTQILKDAADMIIKSVDEDGVALAIETFFL
- a CDS encoding VanZ family protein codes for the protein MFKNKFKLRYWILPIFWMGLIFMFSHQPATQSGKLSSSITEKVLQVLENFVPNITSELDWWHGFIRKNAHFFIYFILGILLMNPLKKSQVKRPYTAAFVISALYAVSDETHQLFIEGRVGTIYDVLIDTSGALTGLLLYKTYKKITH
- a CDS encoding AraC family transcriptional regulator, yielding MSHEPLELFNKGSEICAPKHSFGPFVRTHVLIHFIKEGCGTFHVNNQTFFVKKNQAFIIFPDVITYYEADAFDPWHYYWVGFKSTDVVWQLENIGIDVDHPILSFNDTHMLWQYITQLTDLSTRALSSYYKSTGLLHLIIDELFQELNGSTDFIALRESTQGDPYVDSACNYIAKNYTQNIRVDDITSYVDLERSYFSRLFKKYTGYSPQNYLIRYRMQQATYLLATTNIAIGTIGNSIGYENPYHFSKIFKKNIGVSPSEYRKHRRSITFNA